From Streptomyces chrestomyceticus JCM 4735, one genomic window encodes:
- the gyrB gene encoding DNA topoisomerase (ATP-hydrolyzing) subunit B, translated as MHAASDLSRAERNGHAGSAAYDAHAITVLDGLDAVRKRPGMYIGSTGERGLHHLVQELVDNSVDEALAGVADRIDVTILADGGIRVADNGRGIPVGLHPVEKKPAVEVVLTVLHAGGKFGGGGYAVSGGLHGVGLSVVNALSTRLSAEIRTDGHRWTQEYEGGVPTAPPTRHEATSETGTSLTFWADGSIFETTEYSFETLARRFQEMAFLNRGLTLTLTDERASARATAAADEAGLGAAGEQAAKTVSYRYDGGITDFVAYLNARKGEPSHPSVISIAAEDTERLLSVEVALQWNSQFTDSVYSYANTIHTHEGGTHEEGFRTALTTVVNRYARERKLLREKDGNLTGEDIREGLTAIISVKLGEPQFEGQTKTKLGNSEARTFVQKVVHEHLTDWFDSNPNEAADIVRKATQAATARLAARKARDLTRRKGLLESAALPGKLSDCQSNDPAESEIFIVEGDSAGGSAKSGRDPRYQAILPIRGKILNVEKARIDKILHNQEVQSMISAFGTGVHEDFAIEKLRYHKIILMADADVDGQHINTLLLTFLFRFMRPLIEHGHVHLSRPPLYKIKWSRDHVEYAYSDRERDILLARGRQDGRRVRDDSVQRFKGLGEMNAEELRVTTMDRAHRVLGQVTLDDAAVADALFSVLMGEDVEARRSFIQRNAKDVRFLDI; from the coding sequence ATGCACGCCGCCTCCGACCTCTCCCGCGCCGAGCGGAACGGCCACGCCGGGTCCGCCGCGTACGACGCCCACGCGATCACCGTCCTGGACGGGCTGGACGCCGTCCGCAAGCGGCCCGGCATGTACATCGGCTCGACGGGCGAACGGGGCCTGCACCACCTGGTGCAGGAACTCGTGGACAACTCCGTCGACGAGGCGCTGGCCGGGGTGGCCGACCGGATCGATGTGACGATCCTGGCCGACGGCGGCATACGGGTCGCCGACAACGGGCGCGGCATCCCGGTGGGCCTGCACCCGGTGGAGAAGAAGCCGGCCGTGGAGGTCGTCCTGACGGTGCTGCACGCGGGCGGCAAGTTCGGGGGCGGCGGGTACGCGGTCTCCGGCGGTCTGCACGGGGTGGGCCTGTCGGTGGTCAACGCGCTCTCGACCAGGCTGTCGGCGGAGATCCGGACCGACGGCCACCGGTGGACCCAGGAGTACGAGGGCGGGGTGCCGACCGCGCCGCCGACCCGCCACGAGGCCACGTCGGAGACAGGCACGTCCCTGACGTTCTGGGCGGACGGCAGCATCTTCGAGACCACCGAGTACTCCTTCGAGACGCTGGCCAGGCGCTTCCAGGAGATGGCCTTCCTCAACCGGGGGCTGACCCTGACCCTCACCGACGAGCGCGCGTCGGCGCGCGCGACGGCCGCGGCGGACGAAGCGGGACTGGGCGCCGCCGGGGAGCAGGCCGCGAAGACGGTCTCCTACCGCTACGACGGCGGTATCACCGACTTCGTCGCCTACCTCAATGCCCGTAAGGGCGAGCCGTCCCACCCGTCCGTCATCTCCATCGCCGCCGAGGACACCGAGCGGCTGCTGTCGGTGGAGGTCGCGCTGCAGTGGAACAGCCAGTTCACCGACAGTGTCTACTCCTACGCCAACACCATCCACACCCACGAGGGCGGCACCCACGAGGAGGGTTTCCGTACGGCGTTGACCACGGTCGTCAACCGGTACGCGCGGGAGAGGAAGCTGCTGCGGGAGAAGGACGGCAACCTCACGGGTGAGGACATCCGTGAGGGGCTGACGGCGATCATCTCCGTCAAGCTGGGGGAGCCGCAGTTCGAGGGCCAGACCAAGACCAAACTCGGCAACAGCGAGGCCAGGACGTTCGTACAGAAGGTCGTGCACGAGCACCTGACGGACTGGTTCGACAGCAATCCCAACGAGGCGGCCGACATCGTCCGCAAGGCGACGCAGGCGGCCACCGCCCGGCTGGCGGCCCGCAAGGCGCGGGACCTGACCCGCCGCAAGGGCTTGCTGGAGTCAGCGGCCCTGCCGGGCAAGCTGTCGGACTGCCAGTCCAACGACCCGGCGGAGAGCGAGATCTTCATCGTCGAGGGTGACTCGGCCGGCGGCTCGGCCAAGTCCGGCCGCGATCCGCGGTACCAGGCCATCCTTCCGATCCGCGGCAAGATCCTCAACGTCGAGAAGGCCCGGATCGACAAGATCCTGCACAATCAGGAGGTCCAGTCGATGATCTCCGCGTTCGGCACGGGGGTGCACGAGGACTTCGCCATCGAGAAGCTCCGGTACCACAAGATCATTCTGATGGCGGACGCCGACGTCGACGGCCAGCACATCAACACCCTGCTGCTCACCTTCCTCTTCCGCTTCATGCGGCCGCTGATCGAGCACGGGCACGTCCACCTCTCCCGCCCACCGCTCTACAAGATCAAGTGGAGTCGGGACCACGTGGAGTACGCCTACTCCGACCGCGAACGCGACATCCTGCTGGCACGGGGCCGGCAGGACGGCCGCCGGGTCCGGGACGACTCCGTCCAGCGGTTCAAGGGCCTGGGCGAGATGAACGCCGAGGAGCTGCGCGTCACGACCATGGACCGGGCGCACCGTGTCCTGGGCCAGGTCACCCTCGACGACGCGGCCGTCGCCGACGCGCTCTTCTCCGTCCTGATGGGGGAGGACGTGGAGGCCCGGCGCTCCTTCATCCAGCGCAACGCCAAGGACGTGCGGTTCCTCGACATCTGA
- a CDS encoding Gfo/Idh/MocA family protein yields the protein MNEAPSQNREPHENDGHETGDRPDGTGPTRRSVLWTAGAAGAGLGIGGLGTGSAAAAGADQAATATAAGTAAAPKGRHKTMIGVPFERRSTVRIGLIGLGNRGMGMLPLYLAIPGVRVVAVCDPVKDKAAKAVQLVTAAGQPAPTAYTKGDHDFENLCKRGDLDFVYIATPWDWHFAMAKSALRNGKHAGVECPVAMRLDELWELVDLSERTRRHCMQVENCCYGRNEMRVLRMAHAGRFGSLLHAAGAYNHDLRQLMFDPTYYEGPWRRLWHTRLRGDLYPTHGFGPIANYMDVNRGDRVVRISSFGTPTLGLAEYREAHMPPGDPSWRETYIESDRTFSLIQTAKGRVLRLEHDVSTPHPYSRINSLGGTKGVFEDYPERIYIEPDHTNDEWGDFSKYAEWDHWLWKEHANPPGGHGGMDYIMLYRLMQCFHLGLVPDFDVYDAATWSAPVPLSHASVKANGAPQEIPDFTRGLWRKPRQGVDSPKPQE from the coding sequence ATGAACGAGGCACCATCGCAGAACCGCGAGCCCCACGAGAACGACGGCCACGAGACGGGCGACAGACCCGACGGCACCGGTCCCACCAGACGCTCCGTTCTGTGGACCGCCGGAGCGGCGGGAGCCGGCCTCGGCATCGGCGGGCTGGGCACGGGCAGCGCCGCCGCGGCCGGCGCGGACCAAGCGGCGACGGCGACCGCCGCCGGAACGGCAGCGGCTCCGAAGGGCCGTCACAAGACCATGATCGGCGTACCGTTCGAAAGACGCAGCACGGTACGGATCGGCCTGATCGGCCTGGGCAACCGCGGCATGGGAATGCTGCCCCTCTACCTCGCCATCCCGGGAGTGCGGGTGGTGGCGGTCTGCGACCCGGTCAAGGACAAGGCGGCGAAGGCGGTGCAACTGGTCACCGCCGCCGGACAGCCCGCACCGACCGCCTACACCAAGGGCGACCACGACTTCGAGAACCTGTGCAAGCGCGGCGACCTAGACTTCGTGTACATCGCCACCCCGTGGGACTGGCACTTCGCGATGGCCAAGTCCGCACTGCGGAACGGCAAGCACGCCGGTGTGGAGTGTCCGGTGGCCATGCGCCTGGACGAGCTGTGGGAACTCGTCGACCTCTCCGAACGTACCCGCCGCCACTGTATGCAGGTGGAGAACTGCTGCTACGGCCGCAACGAGATGCGCGTCCTGCGCATGGCGCACGCGGGCCGCTTCGGCAGCCTGCTGCACGCCGCGGGCGCGTACAACCACGACCTGCGCCAGTTGATGTTCGACCCGACGTACTACGAGGGCCCGTGGCGGCGGCTGTGGCACACCCGGCTGCGCGGCGACCTCTACCCCACCCACGGCTTCGGGCCGATCGCCAACTACATGGACGTCAACCGCGGCGACCGGGTGGTCCGGATATCCAGCTTCGGCACGCCCACGCTGGGCCTCGCCGAGTACCGCGAGGCGCACATGCCGCCGGGCGACCCGAGCTGGCGGGAGACGTACATCGAGAGCGACCGCACCTTCAGCCTCATACAGACCGCCAAGGGCAGGGTGCTGCGGCTGGAGCACGACGTGTCCACCCCGCACCCGTACAGCCGCATCAACAGCCTCGGCGGCACCAAGGGCGTCTTCGAGGACTACCCGGAGCGGATCTACATCGAGCCCGACCACACCAACGACGAGTGGGGCGACTTCAGCAAGTACGCGGAGTGGGACCACTGGCTGTGGAAGGAGCACGCCAACCCGCCCGGCGGCCACGGCGGCATGGACTACATCATGCTGTACCGGCTCATGCAGTGCTTCCACCTGGGGCTCGTACCGGACTTCGACGTGTACGACGCGGCGACCTGGAGCGCGCCGGTGCCGCTGAGCCACGCCTCGGTCAAGGCGAACGGCGCGCCGCAGGAGATCCCGGACTTCACCCGGGGGCTGTGGCGCAAGCCGCGGCAGGGCGTGGACTCGCCGAAGCCGCAGGAGTGA
- a CDS encoding L,D-transpeptidase family protein, whose translation MGAMRTACCMVRRATLATMGLVLLAGCGGGPAKDDGKDRGGRAAEAAGYTKNIPGVGAKLRSRIPGDARQVVAVYGKGADAPDATLALYTKAPKGWERTATWPAHNGRKGWTTDHHEDDLRSPVGVFGLSDAGGVLPDPGAKLPYTHSSAFTPPAYWEKKTRHDFDHVIAIDYNRVKGTTPLDPTRPQGKKKGGGIWLHLDHGDGTSGCVSISKAGMVSLLRTLDPRLHPVVVMGDTAHLAA comes from the coding sequence ATGGGAGCCATGCGAACTGCGTGCTGCATGGTACGAAGGGCGACACTGGCCACGATGGGACTGGTCCTGCTGGCAGGTTGCGGCGGCGGACCGGCGAAGGACGACGGCAAGGACCGCGGCGGTCGCGCCGCGGAGGCCGCCGGATACACGAAGAACATCCCCGGCGTGGGCGCGAAGCTGCGCTCCCGTATCCCGGGGGACGCACGGCAGGTCGTGGCCGTGTACGGAAAGGGCGCCGATGCGCCCGACGCGACGCTGGCCCTGTACACCAAGGCCCCGAAGGGGTGGGAACGTACCGCGACCTGGCCCGCCCACAACGGCAGGAAGGGCTGGACCACCGATCACCACGAGGACGACCTGCGCAGCCCGGTCGGCGTCTTCGGCCTCTCCGACGCGGGCGGCGTGCTGCCCGACCCGGGCGCGAAGCTGCCGTACACCCACTCGTCGGCCTTCACCCCGCCCGCGTACTGGGAGAAGAAGACCCGGCACGACTTCGACCACGTCATCGCGATCGACTACAACCGCGTCAAGGGCACCACACCCCTGGACCCGACCCGGCCGCAGGGGAAGAAGAAGGGCGGCGGCATCTGGCTCCACCTGGACCACGGTGACGGCACGTCCGGCTGTGTGAGCATCTCGAAGGCGGGGATGGTCTCGCTGCTGCGCACGCTCGATCCGCGCCTGCATCCCGTCGTGGTCATGGGGGACACCGCGCACCTGGCGGCCTGA
- a CDS encoding ABC transporter transmembrane domain-containing protein, with translation MHIRDLPHADPGVPDVRSGGHLLRWLYRKQLGGQTKALCWGLVHTGGVASFPVPVGIAVQAVVDRSGSRLLLAGGLLLLLGALVAVGDVMLHRAAITNWITSVARLQQLLARKTTELGATMTRRVAAGEVVAVSTGDLEKIGWFVEAVSRFGAAALTSVGVCVALVVYQPVLGVVVAVGVPVLALAVLPLLPPATRRADEQRDKAGRATELASDTVAGLRVLRGIGGEELFLGRYRSASQDVRRAAVRSARMWSMISAVQVVLPGLLLIAVVWYGAGLALDGRVGVGELVTVYSAVTFLLYPLRHFEEIAMAYSFSKPSAKRAARVLALSRPAEGRIDAVAGALGGDLYDPVTGLCAPSGRLTAVVCGDPDAAGRLADRLGGHPADAPDGTPSVLLGGTALDDVPRDAARTAVLVQDKDPVLLSGTLGELLDIPSSGSVRAEDALAAAQCGDVLAALAQGSADDSGDPMRTHITERGRSLSGGQRQRLALARSLVTDPEVLVLDEPTSAVDSHTEARIGDGLRALRTGRTTVVLTSSPLLLDRAERVVFLDADQVAGVGTHRELLHSVPAYRAVVTRETEEDAGPVGAPVGGAAGVAVGAPAASGGGFARNGTGQIDRPDRTGRPDKTHRTGQIEESQC, from the coding sequence ATGCACATTCGCGATCTTCCTCATGCCGATCCAGGAGTCCCGGACGTCCGCTCCGGGGGCCACCTGCTCCGGTGGCTCTACCGGAAGCAGCTCGGCGGCCAGACCAAGGCGCTGTGCTGGGGGCTGGTGCACACCGGCGGTGTGGCCTCCTTCCCCGTCCCGGTGGGTATCGCGGTGCAGGCCGTCGTGGACCGTTCCGGTTCCCGGCTGCTGCTCGCGGGCGGACTGTTGCTGCTGCTCGGCGCCCTGGTCGCGGTCGGCGACGTGATGCTGCACCGCGCCGCGATCACCAACTGGATCACGTCGGTGGCCCGCCTCCAGCAGTTGCTGGCCCGTAAGACGACGGAACTGGGGGCCACCATGACCCGGCGGGTCGCCGCCGGTGAGGTCGTCGCCGTGAGCACCGGAGACCTGGAGAAGATCGGCTGGTTCGTCGAGGCCGTCTCCCGGTTCGGCGCCGCGGCGCTCACCTCCGTCGGCGTCTGCGTGGCCCTGGTGGTCTACCAGCCCGTGCTGGGCGTGGTGGTGGCCGTCGGCGTACCCGTACTGGCCCTCGCCGTACTGCCGCTGCTGCCGCCCGCGACCCGCCGCGCCGACGAACAGCGCGACAAGGCGGGCCGGGCCACCGAACTGGCCTCCGACACCGTCGCGGGCCTGCGCGTCCTGCGCGGCATCGGCGGCGAGGAACTCTTCCTCGGCCGCTACCGGAGCGCGTCCCAGGACGTCCGCCGGGCCGCCGTGCGCAGTGCCCGCATGTGGTCCATGATCTCCGCCGTCCAGGTCGTCCTGCCGGGGCTGCTGCTGATCGCGGTGGTCTGGTACGGGGCCGGGCTCGCGCTCGACGGCCGGGTCGGGGTCGGCGAACTGGTCACCGTGTACAGCGCGGTGACGTTCCTGCTCTACCCCTTGCGGCACTTCGAAGAGATCGCGATGGCCTACTCCTTCTCCAAGCCGTCCGCCAAACGCGCCGCGCGCGTCCTGGCGTTGAGCCGTCCCGCCGAAGGGCGCATCGACGCCGTGGCCGGAGCGCTCGGCGGCGACCTGTACGACCCGGTCACCGGACTGTGCGCGCCGAGCGGGCGGCTGACCGCCGTGGTGTGCGGCGACCCGGACGCGGCGGGACGGCTCGCCGACCGGCTCGGCGGCCACCCCGCCGACGCGCCGGACGGCACCCCGTCGGTCCTGCTGGGCGGCACCGCCCTGGACGATGTGCCACGCGACGCCGCCCGTACCGCCGTACTCGTCCAGGACAAGGACCCCGTCCTGCTCTCCGGGACGCTCGGTGAGCTGCTGGACATCCCGTCCTCCGGATCCGTACGGGCCGAGGACGCGCTGGCGGCGGCGCAGTGCGGCGACGTGCTGGCCGCGCTGGCGCAGGGCTCGGCAGACGATTCCGGCGACCCGATGCGCACCCACATCACCGAGCGCGGCCGGTCCCTGTCGGGCGGGCAGCGGCAGCGGCTGGCACTGGCCAGGTCGCTGGTCACCGACCCGGAGGTGCTGGTACTGGACGAGCCCACCAGCGCCGTCGACTCGCACACCGAGGCCCGGATCGGGGACGGGCTGCGCGCGCTGCGCACCGGCCGCACGACCGTGGTCCTGACCTCCAGCCCGCTGCTGCTGGACCGCGCCGAACGGGTGGTCTTCCTCGACGCCGACCAGGTCGCGGGCGTCGGCACGCACCGCGAACTCCTGCACTCCGTCCCGGCGTACCGGGCCGTGGTGACCCGGGAGACCGAGGAGGACGCCGGGCCGGTGGGTGCGCCGGTGGGTGGTGCTGCGGGCGTGGCGGTGGGCGCTCCGGCGGCGTCCGGCGGGGGTTTCGCCCGTAACGGCACCGGCCAGATCGACCGGCCGGACCGGACCGGCCGACCCGACAAGACCCATCGGACCGGCCAGATCGAGGAGTCTCAATGTTGA
- a CDS encoding IS110 family transposase, with product MSERRARVWAGIDAGKSHHWAAVVDETGATLWSKKIDNDESAILTALGEILDLADKVSWAVDICGTSSALLLALLAAHGQQAVYVPGRTVNRMSGAYRGEAKTDARDAYVIAETARHRRDFATIDVPAQLAADLALLTAHRTDLVADRVRMINRLRDVLTGVFPALERAFDYSSHKGALILLTGYQTPAAIRRRGRARLTAWLANRSVRGADAVAATALEAAQAQQTALPGEDVAAQIVAELATQILALDDRLKRIDKQIREAFRDHPQAEIIESLPGMGPILGAEFAVAAGDLSAYADAGHLASAAGLVPVPRDSGRRTGNLHRPKRYSRRLRRVFYMSAQTSMMRKGPNRDFYLKKRGEGCKHVQAVIALARRRAGVLWALLRDGRVFTSVPPATQAA from the coding sequence GTGAGCGAGCGACGGGCCCGGGTCTGGGCCGGTATCGACGCAGGCAAGAGCCACCACTGGGCGGCGGTGGTCGACGAGACCGGCGCGACCCTGTGGTCGAAGAAGATCGACAACGACGAGTCGGCGATCCTGACCGCGCTCGGCGAGATCCTGGACCTGGCGGACAAGGTGTCCTGGGCGGTGGACATCTGCGGCACGTCCTCCGCCTTGCTGTTGGCCCTGCTCGCAGCGCACGGCCAACAGGCTGTCTACGTGCCCGGCCGCACGGTCAACCGCATGTCCGGCGCCTACCGGGGCGAGGCCAAGACCGACGCCCGTGACGCCTACGTGATCGCTGAGACCGCCCGCCACCGCAGGGACTTCGCCACCATCGACGTGCCCGCCCAGCTGGCTGCCGATCTGGCCCTGCTGACTGCCCACCGCACGGACCTCGTGGCCGATCGGGTGCGGATGATCAACCGTCTGCGCGATGTGCTGACTGGCGTCTTCCCCGCCCTGGAGCGTGCCTTCGACTACAGCTCGCACAAAGGCGCGTTGATCCTGCTGACGGGCTACCAGACCCCGGCTGCCATCCGCCGCCGCGGCCGGGCAAGACTGACTGCCTGGCTGGCCAACCGGAGCGTCCGCGGCGCCGACGCCGTCGCGGCAACCGCCCTGGAGGCTGCTCAAGCCCAGCAGACCGCCCTGCCCGGCGAGGACGTCGCCGCGCAGATCGTGGCCGAGCTGGCCACGCAGATCCTGGCCCTGGATGATCGTCTGAAGCGGATCGACAAGCAGATCCGAGAGGCGTTCCGTGATCACCCGCAGGCCGAGATCATCGAGTCGCTGCCCGGCATGGGACCGATACTCGGGGCGGAGTTCGCCGTCGCGGCCGGCGACCTGTCGGCCTACGCAGACGCAGGCCACCTGGCCTCGGCGGCCGGACTCGTACCGGTCCCGCGTGACTCGGGCCGGCGCACCGGCAACCTGCACCGGCCCAAGCGCTACAGTCGCCGCCTGCGCAGGGTGTTCTACATGTCCGCGCAGACCAGCATGATGCGCAAGGGACCGAACCGGGACTTCTACCTCAAGAAGCGCGGCGAGGGCTGCAAGCACGTTCAGGCCGTCATCGCCCTGGCCCGCCGACGAGCCGGGGTGCTGTGGGCGCTGCTGCGTGACGGACGGGTCTTCACCTCCGTTCCACCGGCCACGCAAGCGGCTTGA
- a CDS encoding ABC transporter ATP-binding protein codes for MIGLAPPEHDPDAPRTATTLPVGSPATVRAYVGGLIRRHRRAFVLLVTVNAVAVVASMVGPYLLGGLVEDLGAGARDLHLPVVVALFVLALAVQTVFVRLVRLRGAMLGEEMLADLREDFLVRSVALPPGVLERAGTGDLLSRITTDIDRLSEAMREAVPQLSIGVVWIVLLLGGMTVTAPPLALSVLVALPVLLVGCRWYFKRAPHAYRSEAAGYAAVSAALTESVDAGRTIEAHRLGERRVKLSERRIREWTQWERYTLYLRSVLFPVVNVTHVLILAAVLLLGGVFVLRGWITPGQLTTGALLAQMMSEPVSMILRWYDELQIAQVSIARLVGVREIEPDAADERTEPSGREVRAEDVRFGYRTGVDVLHEVSLRVRPGTRMALVGPSGAGKSTLGRLLAGIYAPRTGEITLGGAELSRMPAERVRAHVALVNQEHHVFVGSLRDNLLLARTNAEDTELWAALGAVDADDWARALKAGLDTEVGSGGHTLTPAQAQQIALARLVLADPHTLVLDEATSLLDPRAARHLERSLGRVLDGRTVVAIAHRLHTAHDADVIAVVEEGRISELGSHDDLVAADGAYAALWRSWHG; via the coding sequence ATGATCGGCCTGGCGCCACCGGAGCACGACCCGGACGCCCCGCGGACGGCCACGACCCTGCCGGTCGGCTCGCCCGCGACCGTACGCGCCTACGTGGGCGGGCTGATCCGTCGGCACCGGCGCGCCTTCGTCCTGCTGGTGACCGTGAACGCGGTCGCCGTGGTCGCCTCCATGGTCGGCCCGTACCTGCTCGGCGGGCTGGTCGAGGACCTGGGCGCCGGGGCCCGCGACCTCCATCTGCCGGTGGTCGTCGCCCTGTTCGTCCTCGCGCTGGCCGTCCAGACCGTGTTCGTACGCCTGGTACGGCTGCGCGGCGCGATGCTCGGCGAGGAGATGCTGGCCGACCTGCGCGAGGACTTCCTCGTACGGTCCGTGGCCCTGCCGCCGGGCGTGCTGGAACGGGCCGGGACCGGCGACCTGCTGTCCCGCATCACGACGGACATCGACCGGCTGTCCGAGGCGATGCGCGAGGCGGTGCCGCAGCTTTCCATCGGCGTGGTCTGGATCGTGCTGCTGCTCGGCGGCATGACCGTCACCGCGCCCCCGCTGGCGCTGTCCGTCCTGGTCGCCCTGCCGGTCCTGCTCGTCGGCTGCCGCTGGTACTTCAAGCGGGCCCCGCACGCCTACCGCTCCGAGGCGGCCGGGTACGCCGCGGTCTCGGCGGCGCTGACCGAGTCGGTGGACGCGGGCCGCACCATCGAGGCGCACCGGCTCGGCGAACGGCGCGTCAAACTGTCCGAACGCCGGATCCGCGAGTGGACCCAATGGGAGCGCTACACCCTCTACCTCCGCTCGGTGCTCTTCCCGGTCGTCAACGTCACGCACGTACTGATCCTGGCCGCGGTGCTGCTGCTCGGCGGCGTGTTCGTGCTGCGCGGCTGGATCACGCCCGGCCAACTGACGACGGGCGCGCTGCTCGCGCAGATGATGAGCGAGCCCGTGTCGATGATCCTGCGCTGGTACGACGAGCTCCAGATCGCGCAGGTCTCCATCGCGCGGCTGGTGGGCGTACGGGAGATCGAACCGGACGCCGCCGACGAGCGGACGGAACCGTCGGGGCGGGAGGTACGGGCCGAGGACGTGCGGTTCGGCTACCGCACCGGTGTCGACGTCCTGCACGAGGTCTCCCTGCGGGTCCGTCCCGGGACGCGGATGGCACTGGTCGGACCGTCCGGCGCGGGCAAGTCGACCCTCGGGCGGCTGCTCGCCGGGATCTACGCGCCGCGCACCGGCGAGATCACACTCGGCGGCGCGGAGCTGTCCCGGATGCCGGCGGAGCGGGTGCGTGCGCACGTCGCGCTGGTCAACCAGGAGCACCACGTCTTCGTGGGCTCGCTGCGCGACAACCTGCTGCTGGCCCGTACGAACGCCGAGGACACGGAACTGTGGGCCGCGCTCGGCGCGGTCGACGCGGACGACTGGGCGCGGGCCCTGAAGGCGGGCCTGGACACCGAGGTCGGCTCGGGCGGCCACACCCTGACACCGGCCCAGGCCCAGCAGATCGCCCTGGCCCGGCTGGTGCTCGCCGACCCGCACACCCTCGTCCTCGACGAGGCGACCTCACTGCTGGACCCGCGCGCGGCCCGGCACCTGGAGCGCTCGCTGGGCCGGGTCCTGGACGGCCGTACGGTCGTGGCCATCGCGCACCGGCTGCACACCGCGCACGACGCGGACGTGATCGCGGTGGTCGAGGAGGGCCGGATCAGCGAACTCGGCAGCCACGACGACCTGGTCGCGGCGGACGGTGCGTATGCGGCGCTGTGGCGGTCCTGGCACGGGTAG
- a CDS encoding metal-dependent hydrolase: MMGPAHSLSGAAAWLGVGAATAAAGYPMPWPVLVVGALISAGAALAPDLDHKSATISRAFGPLSRTVCGVVDTISHAVYKATKMRGDSNRNGGHRTLTHTWVWAVLVGAGMSLLAVQGGRWAVLGILFVHMVLAIEGLLWRAARVSSDVLVWLLGAASAWILAGVLDQPGNGAGWLFTEPGQEYLWLGLPIVLGALVHDIGDALTVSGCPILWPIPIGRKRWYPLGPPKGMRFRAGSWVELKVLMPAFMLLGGIGALGALGYI, encoded by the coding sequence ATGATGGGACCGGCGCACTCGCTGTCCGGCGCCGCGGCCTGGCTGGGGGTGGGTGCGGCGACGGCGGCCGCAGGATATCCGATGCCCTGGCCGGTGCTCGTCGTCGGCGCACTGATCAGCGCCGGCGCGGCACTCGCCCCCGACCTGGACCACAAGTCGGCCACGATATCCCGTGCCTTCGGACCGCTCTCCCGAACGGTGTGCGGCGTCGTCGACACCATCTCGCACGCGGTCTACAAGGCCACGAAGATGCGCGGCGACTCGAACCGCAACGGCGGCCACCGCACCCTCACCCATACGTGGGTGTGGGCGGTCCTGGTCGGCGCCGGGATGTCCCTCCTGGCGGTCCAGGGCGGCCGCTGGGCGGTGCTCGGCATCCTCTTCGTCCACATGGTGCTGGCCATCGAAGGGCTGCTGTGGCGGGCGGCCCGGGTCTCCAGCGACGTCCTGGTGTGGCTGCTGGGCGCCGCGTCGGCCTGGATCCTCGCCGGAGTTCTGGACCAGCCGGGCAACGGGGCGGGCTGGCTGTTCACCGAGCCCGGCCAGGAGTACCTGTGGCTGGGCCTGCCGATCGTGCTCGGCGCGCTGGTCCACGACATCGGCGACGCGCTGACCGTCTCCGGCTGCCCGATCCTGTGGCCCATACCGATCGGCCGCAAGCGCTGGTACCCGCTCGGCCCGCCGAAGGGCATGCGGTTCCGCGCCGGAAGCTGGGTGGAGCTGAAGGTGCTGATGCCCGCGTTCATGCTGCTGGGCGGCATCGGAGCGCTGGGGGCGCTGGGCTACATCTGA